From a region of the Impatiens glandulifera chromosome 4, dImpGla2.1, whole genome shotgun sequence genome:
- the LOC124933563 gene encoding GDSL esterase/lipase At5g03610-like — protein MKPEHVFTVGLLLLLSFLITGGVWADNNQNQNNSFGPKRIFVFGDSYADTGNQRKSLASSWKTPYGITFPGKPAGRFSDGRVFTDYIAKFYGIRSPIPYRWRGFAGKKVGKGMNMAYGGTGVFNTQFPGPNMTVQIDLFQSVIRLRKSVFSNINLQSSMALVTLSGNDYSAYLLKGGLFKDIPAFITQVVKQLTINLKRLHSMGLKKVVVTSLQPLGCLPSVTILNSFQQCNDTQNSAVNFHNLLLRQAIEDLNILSNNTSAFFLIDLYTAFNTVLENKGVEGDVRFESPLKPCCMGVDQTHYSCGSLNEKGEKMYTVCNDPESSFFWDTVHPTEAGWRAVYLTLKSSLQQIY, from the exons ATGAAACCAGAACATGTTTTCACAGTTGGCCTCCTCCTTCTACTATCTTTTCTGATCACCG GAGGAGTTTGGGCTGATAATAATCAGAACCAGAATAACAGTTTTGGGCCAAAAAGGATATTTGTGTTTGGAGATTCTTATGCCGATACTGGCAATCAAAGAAAGTCTTTGGCTTCTTCTTGGAAAACTCCATATGGGATCACTTTTCCCGGCAAACCAGCCGGCCGTTTCTCCGACGGACGCGTGTTCACCGATTATATTG CAAAATTCTACGGGATACGGTCTCCAATACCGTATAGATGGAGGGGATTCGCTGGGAAGAAAGTGGGAAAGGGTATGAACATGGCATATGGTGGTACAGGCGTATTCAATACCCAATTCCCTGGACCAAATATGACGGTGCAGATTGATCTCTTCCAATCCGTCATACGACTACGAAAATCAGTCTTCTCAAACATCAACCTACAATCTTCAATGGCTCTTGTGACCCTCTCCGGCAACGACTACAGCGCATATCTTCTTAAAGGCGGCCTTTTCAAG GATATTCCTGCATTTATAACACAAGTTGTGAAACAACTAACTATCAACCTAAAGCGCCTTCATAGCATGGGATTGAAAAAGGTGGTTGTAACATCTCTTCAGCCTTTGGGTTGTCTCCCAAGTGTTACGATCCTCAACTCTTTTCAACAATGTAACGACACACAAAACTCCGCTGTCAACTTCCACAACCTCTTGCTTCGACAAGCTATTGAAGACCTAAATATTCTCAGTAACAACACCTCCGCCTTCTTCCTCATTGATCTATACACCGCCTTCAACACTGTTCTTGAGAACAAAGGCGTTGAAGGAGATGTTAGATTTGAGAGTCCACTAAAGCCATGTTGCATGGGAGTTGACCAGACTCATTATTCGTGTGGCAGCCTCAACGAGAAGGGAGAAAAGATGTACACGGTTTGTAACGATCCCGAATCTTCTTTCTTTTGGGACACGGTTCATCCTACTGAAGCTGGATGGCGCGCCGTTTACTTGACTCTCAAGTCTtcacttcaacaaatttattaa